The following coding sequences are from one Streptomyces sp. NBC_01232 window:
- a CDS encoding glycoside hydrolase 5 family protein → MPDDALRFGANYTPARGWFHHWLDFDLDEVGADLDSIASLGLDHIRVFPLWPVFQPNRTLIRPRAVEQLVALADAAAERGLDVNVDGLQGHLSSFDFLPAWTRTWHRRSLFTDPDVVRGQAEYLRTLASALADRPNFLGMTVGNEINQFSDAPHPDPDRITRDQADRWLERMLAACEEGAPGRFHVHGEYDAAWYQDGHPFTAGQAARLGAATAVHSWVFNGTAQRHGVDGTATEHHAAYLIELSKAWALDPHRPVWLQEVGAPAPLIPPGRAARFTEATVANALDCPDVWGVTWWCSHDVSRELADFPELEYGLGLLTNDRRIKPAGAAVARIAEEWRGRAHRPAPRSTALAVDVGGAEEAPGRSVCAPGGAFFEAWAALTAQGVRPAVVLAERAADPAHLAARGITEVLRVHDVT, encoded by the coding sequence GTGCCCGATGACGCGCTCCGCTTCGGTGCCAACTACACGCCGGCCCGCGGCTGGTTCCACCACTGGCTGGACTTCGACCTCGACGAGGTCGGGGCCGACCTCGACTCGATCGCCTCGCTCGGGCTGGACCACATCCGCGTCTTCCCGCTGTGGCCGGTCTTCCAGCCGAACCGGACGCTGATCCGGCCGCGCGCCGTCGAGCAGCTCGTGGCGCTCGCCGACGCGGCCGCCGAGCGCGGGCTCGACGTCAACGTGGACGGACTGCAGGGGCACTTGTCGAGCTTCGACTTCCTGCCCGCCTGGACCCGGACCTGGCACCGGCGCAGCCTCTTCACCGATCCGGACGTGGTCCGCGGACAGGCGGAGTACCTGCGCACGCTGGCCTCGGCCCTCGCCGACCGGCCGAACTTCCTGGGCATGACCGTCGGCAACGAGATCAACCAGTTCTCCGACGCCCCTCACCCCGACCCCGACCGGATCACCCGGGACCAGGCCGACCGCTGGCTGGAGCGGATGCTGGCGGCCTGCGAGGAGGGTGCGCCCGGGCGGTTCCACGTGCACGGCGAGTACGACGCCGCCTGGTACCAGGACGGGCATCCCTTCACCGCCGGCCAGGCGGCCCGGCTGGGCGCCGCCACCGCCGTGCACTCCTGGGTGTTCAACGGCACCGCGCAGCGCCACGGCGTGGACGGGACGGCGACCGAGCACCATGCCGCGTACCTGATCGAGCTCTCCAAGGCGTGGGCCCTCGACCCGCACCGCCCGGTCTGGCTCCAGGAGGTCGGCGCCCCGGCGCCGCTGATCCCGCCCGGGCGCGCGGCGCGGTTCACCGAGGCCACCGTGGCGAACGCCCTGGACTGCCCGGACGTGTGGGGCGTGACCTGGTGGTGCTCGCACGACGTGTCCCGGGAGCTCGCCGACTTCCCGGAGCTGGAGTACGGCCTCGGCCTGCTCACCAACGACCGCCGGATCAAGCCGGCCGGCGCCGCCGTCGCCCGGATCGCCGAGGAGTGGCGGGGGCGCGCGCACCGCCCGGCCCCGCGGTCCACCGCGCTCGCCGTGGACGTCGGCGGGGCCGAGGAGGCCCCGGGTCGCTCGGTGTGCGCCCCGGGCGGCGCGTTCTTCGAAGCCTGGGCCGCGCTGACGGCCCAGGGGGTGCGCCCGGCGGTGGTCCTGGCGGAGCGCGCCGCGGACCCGGCCCATCTGGCCGCGCGCGGCATCACCGAGGTGCTGCGCGTGCACGACGTGACCTGA